One genomic segment of Intestinimonas butyriciproducens includes these proteins:
- a CDS encoding ABC transporter ATP-binding protein: MAEERIPLIETVDLKKYFKVGDKSFLHAVDGINMKVYAGETIGVVGESGCGKSTLGRTILRLIEPTSGQILYNGDDITKYNTRQMKKMRQELQIIFQDPYASLDPRKSVIEIIAEYMIINKTLPKKREIFNRAAHLMDVVGLARRYATAYPHELDGGRRQRIGIARALSVNPKFIVCDEPVSALDVSIQAQILNLLMDLQDDMGLTYMFVTHDLSVVKHISDNIMVMYLGQCLELTSSDELFAKPVHPYTQALLSAIPEPDISMRNKEIKVIKGEVVSPVDPKPGCRFAARCEHCQERCHQEAPVLKEVSPGHFVACHLCGD; this comes from the coding sequence ATGGCAGAAGAGAGAATCCCTCTGATTGAGACCGTAGACCTGAAAAAGTATTTTAAGGTAGGCGACAAATCCTTCCTGCACGCAGTCGACGGTATCAACATGAAAGTATACGCCGGCGAGACCATCGGCGTGGTCGGCGAGTCTGGCTGCGGAAAGAGCACGCTGGGTCGCACCATTCTGCGCCTGATTGAGCCCACTTCCGGACAGATCCTGTATAATGGCGATGATATTACCAAGTACAATACCAGGCAGATGAAGAAAATGCGTCAGGAACTGCAGATTATCTTCCAGGACCCGTACGCAAGTCTTGATCCCCGCAAGTCCGTCATTGAGATCATTGCCGAGTACATGATCATCAACAAGACGCTGCCCAAGAAGCGCGAAATCTTTAACCGCGCTGCACATCTGATGGACGTGGTCGGTCTGGCCCGGCGCTATGCTACAGCATATCCCCACGAGCTGGACGGCGGTCGCCGTCAGCGTATCGGCATTGCCCGTGCGCTGTCCGTCAACCCCAAGTTCATCGTCTGCGACGAGCCTGTTTCCGCTCTGGATGTCTCGATTCAGGCACAGATCCTCAACCTGCTGATGGACCTGCAGGATGACATGGGCCTGACCTATATGTTCGTGACCCATGACCTGAGCGTTGTCAAGCACATCTCTGATAACATCATGGTTATGTACCTTGGCCAGTGCCTGGAGCTCACCAGTTCCGACGAGCTGTTCGCAAAGCCTGTGCATCCCTACACCCAAGCTTTGCTGTCCGCCATTCCGGAGCCGGATATCTCCATGCGCAACAAGGAGATTAAGGTCATCAAGGGCGAGGTGGTCAGCCCCGTGGATCCCAAGCCCGGCTGCCGCTTTGCCGCCCGCTGCGAGCATTGCCA